The bacterium genome has a segment encoding these proteins:
- a CDS encoding SMP-30/gluconolactonase/LRE family protein — MKNIRTISSLSLLLGLLLQGCGHLDTPFAPGATTTAAGPAPFTAPVFNKTFSPVQDTQSSYPSGIACDTANHFLYVTDMALNQVFKMDMNGNRLGQWGNLGPNALDQPQGIAVHNGNVYVADSGNARIVEFDPNGNLIATLQPTEGEYYLFIYPTGVFFDNQGNLYVADNSDSIYRFDQTLTLTGQFNGNGSMNFPANASEDTNGNIYVANYDSDQVLKLASSGNLIATWGQTGSAAGQFSGPADVKVDGSGKVYVVDSLNDRVETFDANGNFLAQFGTAQGLSEPNGMTMDSNGNIFVADTGNGRIVEYSPAN; from the coding sequence ATGAAGAACATCCGAACCATCTCCAGCCTCTCCCTCTTGCTAGGGTTACTCCTTCAAGGGTGCGGGCACCTGGACACGCCTTTTGCCCCGGGAGCAACCACCACGGCGGCCGGCCCCGCTCCTTTTACCGCTCCTGTTTTTAACAAGACCTTCTCGCCGGTCCAGGATACCCAATCGTCCTACCCAAGCGGGATCGCTTGCGATACGGCCAACCATTTCCTCTACGTGACCGACATGGCCCTGAACCAGGTCTTCAAGATGGACATGAATGGGAACCGTTTAGGACAGTGGGGAAACCTTGGTCCCAATGCCCTGGACCAGCCGCAAGGTATCGCGGTGCATAACGGAAATGTCTATGTGGCGGACTCGGGGAACGCTCGGATCGTGGAATTCGATCCCAACGGGAATCTCATTGCGACGCTTCAGCCGACAGAAGGTGAATATTATCTCTTCATTTATCCGACGGGTGTTTTCTTCGATAACCAGGGCAACCTTTATGTCGCGGACAATTCGGATAGCATCTACCGGTTCGATCAGACACTGACACTGACGGGTCAATTCAATGGGAATGGCAGCATGAATTTCCCGGCGAACGCCAGTGAGGATACCAACGGCAACATCTATGTGGCGAATTACGACTCGGATCAGGTCCTGAAACTCGCATCCAGCGGAAACCTGATCGCCACTTGGGGCCAAACGGGCTCCGCGGCCGGTCAATTCAGCGGTCCGGCCGACGTTAAGGTCGACGGTTCCGGAAAAGTTTATGTGGTGGATTCGCTCAATGACCGGGTCGAGACCTTCGATGCCAATGGGAACTTCCTGGCACAATTCGGGACTGCTCAAGGGCTGAGCGAACCGAACGGAATGACGATGGACTCCAACGGGAACATCTTCGTGGCGGATACTGGGAACGGTCGGATCGTCGAGTACTCTCCGGCCAATTAA
- the rsfS gene encoding ribosome silencing factor: MDLPLNIRRMVEALEDKKAMDIQVLDVREIVSYADFLVVCSGSSTTQVNAIVDHLSWVFQGKEKPTYQSRSKDNSWWTLDFVDVVIHVFLEETRRFYDLENLWADSRKVAL, encoded by the coding sequence ATGGACCTACCGCTGAACATCCGAAGAATGGTGGAGGCATTGGAAGATAAAAAAGCCATGGACATCCAGGTTCTGGATGTCAGGGAGATCGTCTCCTATGCCGACTTCTTGGTGGTCTGTTCAGGTTCATCCACGACCCAGGTCAACGCGATCGTGGATCATTTGTCGTGGGTGTTCCAGGGGAAGGAGAAGCCCACCTATCAGAGCCGTTCCAAGGATAATTCCTGGTGGACCCTCGATTTCGTGGATGTCGTGATCCACGTGTTCCTCGAAGAGACCAGGCGGTTCTATGATCTTGAGAACCTGTGGGCCGATTCAAGGAAAGTGGCCCTTTGA
- a CDS encoding late competence development ComFB family protein — MQIVNFMEETVRRSLDELLNEPNYRDLDLDEKARLDVLAYALNHLPPKYVVTERGHLFTRVEEMRQQFRTDILVALSRAIEKVRSNPQKGKN; from the coding sequence ATGCAGATCGTGAATTTCATGGAGGAGACAGTCCGCAGATCGCTCGACGAACTTTTGAACGAGCCCAATTACCGTGATCTCGACCTGGATGAAAAGGCGAGGCTGGATGTCCTGGCCTACGCATTGAATCACCTTCCACCTAAATATGTGGTGACCGAACGGGGTCATTTATTCACTCGGGTGGAGGAAATGCGACAGCAATTCAGGACGGATATCCTCGTTGCGCTTTCCCGGGCTATCGAGAAAGTACGTTCCAACCCCCAAAAGGGAAAGAACTGA
- the nadD gene encoding nicotinate-nucleotide adenylyltransferase has product MKSIALFGGTFNPIHFGHLAIAEGIRAKYDLDKVIFVPTHTPPHKQSDELVSAFKRAIMVHLATVSNPCFDVSTVEVDRGGKSYSIDTVRYFSQLYEGKVGIYFIVGADMLAEIGKWKNIGELLKLCRFIAVSRPGYDAQRIFNQNFLSSENFEFATALVENVLIEEMPMLEISASDIRRKVREWKSIKYLVPEAVEQFIHNQKLYL; this is encoded by the coding sequence ATGAAGTCGATCGCACTTTTTGGTGGGACATTTAATCCCATCCATTTCGGGCATTTGGCCATTGCCGAGGGAATCCGGGCCAAATATGACCTGGATAAGGTCATTTTTGTTCCGACCCACACACCCCCTCACAAGCAATCCGATGAGCTGGTTTCGGCCTTCAAAAGGGCCATCATGGTCCATTTGGCGACGGTCAGTAATCCTTGTTTCGATGTTTCGACTGTTGAGGTCGACAGAGGTGGAAAATCCTATTCGATCGATACGGTCCGATATTTCTCCCAACTATATGAAGGCAAGGTCGGTATCTATTTCATCGTCGGGGCCGATATGCTGGCCGAGATCGGTAAGTGGAAAAATATTGGGGAACTTTTGAAATTGTGCAGGTTCATCGCGGTTTCGAGACCGGGCTATGACGCCCAGAGGATCTTCAACCAAAACTTCCTTTCGTCTGAAAATTTCGAATTCGCAACAGCATTGGTGGAGAACGTCCTGATCGAAGAGATGCCAATGCTCGAGATCAGTGCCAGCGATATCCGCCGGAAGGTCCGGGAATGGAAAAGCATCAAGTACCTTGTCCCTGAGGCGGTCGAACAATTCATCCACAATCAAAAACTTTACTTGTAG
- the dnaK gene encoding molecular chaperone DnaK: MGDKGIVVGIDLGTSNSCVAYLNGGEPQVLANGDGYHTTPSIVAFTAQRTWLVGLDAKHQAVTNPKGTVSSIKRFIGKKINDEDVQKDKTLVSYDLDGAENGDIRVKLDDQLKSPEEISAIILQKLKQDAEARLGEKISNAVVTVPAYFNDSQRQATKDAGKIAGFEVLRIINEPTAAALAYDFDTKKNQKVAVYDLGGGTLDVTILELLNGLYRVLATCGDTHLGGDDFDQAIMQWVLEKFKAEHGIDLRDEPIALQRIRESAEKAKCDLSTAATAEINLPFITKREGTPLNLAYGLSREEFEGMVAPLLERSLEPCKKALRDANLTPNDLTDVILVGGMTRMPKVREAVKKFFNKEPNTKINPDESVAMGAALQAGIINGSVRNALLLDVTPLSLGVETLGGTFSVIIPRNTTVPTKMSKLYSTVKDMQTSVNVKVLQGESKLAGNNKTLGFFSFIGLPPAPAGTVQIEVTFSIDSNGIVNVTAKNVATGQLQQMKVSATSGLSKEELDTLVQSAKGRVISSAPAENKATFEKPAKRPAGAQESAPISAPTVSPEGDFLTGDMIDSFLKDPGDSHGR, encoded by the coding sequence ATGGGTGATAAAGGTATCGTTGTCGGGATCGATCTTGGGACTTCCAATTCATGCGTTGCTTACCTGAACGGAGGGGAGCCGCAGGTATTGGCCAATGGGGACGGTTATCACACGACCCCTTCGATCGTGGCCTTCACCGCCCAAAGGACTTGGTTGGTTGGTTTGGACGCCAAACATCAGGCCGTGACAAATCCCAAGGGGACCGTTTCTTCCATCAAACGGTTCATCGGCAAAAAGATCAATGACGAAGACGTTCAAAAGGACAAGACCCTCGTTTCATACGACTTGGATGGGGCCGAGAACGGGGACATTCGCGTCAAATTGGACGACCAATTAAAATCCCCTGAGGAGATATCGGCGATCATCCTTCAGAAATTGAAACAGGATGCTGAAGCCCGCCTCGGTGAAAAGATATCCAATGCGGTTGTCACTGTTCCGGCCTACTTCAATGATTCCCAGCGCCAGGCGACAAAAGATGCCGGCAAGATCGCAGGGTTCGAGGTTTTGCGGATCATCAACGAACCAACGGCGGCCGCACTTGCTTATGATTTCGACACGAAAAAGAACCAAAAGGTCGCTGTCTACGACCTGGGCGGCGGGACCTTAGACGTGACCATCCTCGAGCTTTTGAACGGTCTTTACCGGGTTTTGGCGACTTGTGGGGACACCCATTTGGGTGGGGATGATTTTGATCAAGCGATCATGCAATGGGTCCTTGAAAAGTTCAAGGCGGAGCATGGTATCGACCTGAGGGACGAGCCGATCGCGCTTCAGCGGATCAGAGAGTCGGCAGAAAAGGCGAAATGTGACTTGTCGACCGCGGCGACCGCGGAGATCAACCTCCCCTTCATTACGAAACGAGAAGGTACCCCATTGAACCTTGCCTATGGCTTGTCCCGGGAAGAATTCGAGGGGATGGTCGCCCCCCTCCTGGAGAGGTCATTGGAGCCCTGTAAGAAAGCGCTAAGGGACGCGAATTTGACGCCCAATGATCTGACGGATGTCATCCTGGTGGGCGGAATGACCCGGATGCCGAAGGTCCGGGAGGCCGTTAAAAAGTTCTTCAATAAAGAGCCCAACACGAAGATCAATCCGGATGAATCGGTCGCCATGGGGGCGGCCCTCCAGGCCGGTATCATCAATGGAAGCGTTCGAAATGCCCTTCTCTTGGATGTCACGCCCTTGTCCCTGGGAGTCGAGACTTTAGGGGGGACCTTTAGCGTGATCATTCCGCGTAACACGACGGTCCCCACTAAAATGAGCAAACTTTATTCGACCGTCAAGGACATGCAAACCTCGGTCAATGTCAAGGTCCTTCAAGGAGAATCAAAACTCGCGGGCAACAACAAGACGCTCGGTTTTTTCTCGTTCATCGGCCTGCCCCCCGCCCCTGCGGGTACCGTCCAGATCGAAGTGACCTTTTCCATCGACTCGAACGGGATCGTGAATGTGACGGCCAAGAACGTTGCAACGGGCCAGCTCCAACAAATGAAGGTTTCGGCCACTAGCGGCTTGAGCAAGGAGGAACTCGATACCCTGGTCCAAAGTGCAAAGGGGCGGGTCATTTCCTCCGCGCCGGCCGAGAATAAGGCTACTTTCGAGAAGCCCGCCAAGAGACCCGCAGGAGCCCAGGAGTCGGCCCCGATCTCAGCGCCGACGGTGTCCCCTGAAGGGGACTTTTTGACCGGTGATATGATCGATTCGTTCCTCAAAGACCCCGGGGATTCCCACGGCCGATGA
- a CDS encoding DnaJ domain-containing protein, which translates to MPKKNYYEIFKIYPPIDPVHLQEAYKQLIFENHPDRNPSRQEWAIEQTMEIVEAYNVLSDPVKREIYNFQVRNDIRKDPGEIFGVKKGLLKMIKSKEETAAEEHFNKGNAFFQERDNWNQAQHEWVSCLKLIPGFVNAHFNLGILYGYQGNFKDAVACFERAIKYNPNDYEAKKTLSTAMGYVYGKKV; encoded by the coding sequence ATGCCAAAAAAGAACTATTACGAGATCTTCAAAATCTATCCCCCGATCGATCCTGTACATTTGCAAGAGGCTTATAAGCAGCTCATTTTTGAGAACCACCCGGACAGGAATCCAAGTCGGCAGGAATGGGCCATTGAACAGACCATGGAGATCGTGGAGGCCTATAACGTCCTAAGCGATCCGGTCAAACGGGAGATCTACAATTTCCAGGTCCGGAACGACATTCGCAAGGACCCGGGTGAGATCTTTGGGGTCAAAAAAGGCCTGCTGAAGATGATCAAGTCGAAAGAAGAAACGGCGGCCGAGGAGCATTTCAATAAAGGGAATGCGTTCTTCCAGGAAAGGGATAATTGGAACCAAGCCCAACATGAATGGGTTTCCTGTCTTAAATTGATCCCGGGTTTCGTGAACGCCCACTTCAATTTGGGCATCCTTTATGGTTACCAAGGCAACTTCAAGGACGCGGTGGCGTGTTTCGAGAGGGCCATCAAATATAATCCGAACGATTATGAGGCTAAAAAGACCTTGAGCACGGCCATGGGTTACGTCTACGGTAAAAAGGTTTAA
- the proB gene encoding glutamate 5-kinase: protein MKVGSSLLTDPKKGGIRSLFLGNLARQVLDLTSRGFEVVVVTSGAISAGAFKLGLTRRPKEVSKLQALAAAGQSRLMGGYEKAFQKVGLKVAQILLTREDLAERERYTNLHNTFKELFDYGIVPIVNENDSVAVDEIRFGDNDTLGALVTHLSEADLLIILTDIDGFYSEDPRMNPQAHLIHEVERISAELEKGARNTQSSVGTGGMQTKIRAARSLMQSGIPMVIGHGNRSQILKKIMDGEKVGTLFIPTVHRMTSRKRWLAWGVPTQGEIIVDEGAKKAILERNGSLLAIGIKGIRGDWGRGSVVSILDGAGQMLAKGISNYSCQELSAIKGLRNGEIAQKTGVPAQEVVHVDNLVVMGSGLSA, encoded by the coding sequence GTGAAGGTCGGAAGCAGCCTTCTGACCGATCCAAAGAAAGGCGGTATCCGTTCTTTGTTCCTGGGGAACTTGGCCCGCCAAGTCCTGGATCTGACATCCCGCGGATTTGAGGTCGTAGTGGTCACCTCGGGGGCCATCTCGGCCGGGGCCTTCAAATTGGGATTGACCCGACGTCCCAAGGAAGTCTCGAAGTTGCAGGCCTTGGCTGCAGCCGGACAAAGCCGCCTGATGGGTGGTTATGAAAAAGCCTTCCAAAAGGTCGGACTGAAGGTGGCCCAGATATTATTGACCCGTGAGGACCTTGCGGAACGGGAACGCTATACCAACCTGCACAATACCTTCAAGGAATTGTTCGACTATGGGATCGTTCCAATCGTGAATGAGAATGATAGTGTGGCCGTGGATGAGATCCGTTTTGGGGACAACGATACCTTGGGGGCCCTAGTCACCCACCTTTCCGAGGCCGATCTTTTGATCATCCTGACCGATATTGATGGGTTCTATTCCGAGGATCCTCGAATGAATCCCCAAGCCCATCTTATCCATGAGGTTGAGCGGATCAGTGCCGAATTGGAAAAAGGAGCCCGAAATACGCAATCAAGCGTGGGAACCGGCGGCATGCAAACCAAGATCCGGGCAGCGCGTAGTTTGATGCAATCGGGGATCCCGATGGTGATCGGTCATGGCAATCGATCCCAAATCCTGAAAAAGATCATGGACGGGGAAAAGGTTGGAACTTTGTTCATCCCAACGGTCCATCGGATGACGAGCCGGAAGCGTTGGTTGGCATGGGGCGTTCCCACCCAAGGGGAGATCATCGTTGACGAGGGGGCCAAAAAAGCCATTTTGGAACGGAACGGAAGTTTATTGGCCATCGGTATCAAAGGCATACGTGGGGATTGGGGGCGGGGGAGCGTCGTGTCGATCCTGGACGGAGCCGGACAAATGCTGGCCAAGGGGATCTCGAATTATTCCTGCCAGGAGCTAAGTGCGATCAAAGGCTTGCGGAATGGAGAGATCGCCCAGAAAACGGGCGTGCCAGCGCAGGAAGTGGTCCATGTGGATAACCTGGTCGTTATGGGGTCCGGTCTTTCCGCTTAA
- the obgE gene encoding GTPase ObgE translates to MIVDEVKITVEAGKGGDGCISFRREKYVPKGGPDGGNGGRGGDIVLEARNDVSTLVDFIYRPLYQAKHGEHGRGKKQHGHAIEPMIVRVPVGTLVWEDGGDLLADMNEEGMRFLAARGGRGGRGNATFVTSTQQAPRLAEKGEPGESKNLRLELRLLADVGLVGFPNAGKSTLLSRCTKARPKIADYPFTTLEPQLGVVQLPGERNFVMADVPGLIEGASLGKGLGIKFLRHLERTRVLLHLVDLTGITQFRDLQKRIQTIQAELKNHSPKFLKIPQILVFTKLDALTEVDHLKWAAKLKDRYLAVMAISAVTGKGLRELLEAAWDALKKAADAPIEQPSVAPKNLYQAKVRFTVDKRDGIFYVEGAEIKKWVAMTRFEVRDSLERFHKILGKMGVLRELKKQGAKEGDTVFLEDRELIFDGDRKGNHERLT, encoded by the coding sequence ATGATCGTCGATGAGGTCAAGATCACCGTTGAAGCAGGCAAAGGCGGCGATGGCTGCATCAGCTTTCGCAGGGAAAAATACGTGCCTAAAGGCGGCCCGGATGGCGGTAATGGCGGCCGAGGCGGGGATATTGTCCTGGAGGCCCGGAACGATGTGAGCACCCTCGTCGATTTCATTTACCGTCCCCTATATCAAGCCAAACACGGGGAACACGGAAGAGGGAAGAAGCAGCATGGACACGCGATCGAACCCATGATCGTCCGTGTGCCGGTCGGGACACTGGTCTGGGAAGACGGCGGTGATCTCTTGGCCGATATGAACGAGGAAGGGATGCGGTTCTTGGCGGCCCGGGGTGGCCGCGGGGGACGAGGCAACGCGACTTTCGTGACATCGACCCAACAAGCACCCCGTCTTGCGGAAAAAGGGGAGCCGGGCGAGAGCAAAAACCTTCGGCTTGAGCTGCGGCTTTTGGCGGATGTGGGGCTAGTGGGCTTTCCAAATGCTGGAAAATCGACCCTGCTTTCCAGGTGCACCAAAGCGAGACCAAAGATCGCGGATTACCCTTTTACGACCTTGGAGCCCCAATTGGGCGTGGTCCAATTGCCCGGAGAGCGCAACTTCGTCATGGCGGATGTGCCTGGGTTGATCGAGGGAGCCAGCTTGGGCAAGGGGCTCGGGATCAAATTCCTAAGGCATTTGGAAAGGACCCGGGTCCTGCTCCATCTGGTGGACCTAACGGGGATCACCCAGTTCCGGGATCTCCAGAAACGGATCCAAACGATCCAGGCCGAGCTCAAGAACCACAGCCCAAAATTCTTGAAGATCCCCCAGATCCTGGTCTTCACGAAATTGGACGCCTTGACGGAAGTTGATCACTTGAAATGGGCAGCGAAATTGAAAGACCGTTATTTGGCGGTCATGGCCATATCCGCCGTCACGGGCAAGGGGCTCCGGGAACTTCTGGAAGCCGCCTGGGATGCCCTGAAGAAGGCGGCCGACGCGCCGATCGAACAGCCATCGGTGGCCCCCAAGAATCTTTATCAAGCAAAGGTACGCTTCACGGTCGATAAACGGGATGGCATTTTCTATGTCGAAGGGGCTGAGATCAAGAAATGGGTGGCCATGACCCGGTTCGAGGTCCGGGACTCCTTGGAACGCTTCCACAAGATATTGGGTAAAATGGGTGTCTTGAGGGAATTGAAAAAGCAGGGAGCGAAGGAAGGCGATACGGTCTTCCTGGAGGACCGGGAACTGATCTTCGATGGGGACCGCAAGGGAAATCATGAACGCCTTACGTAA
- the rpmA gene encoding 50S ribosomal protein L27: protein MGQHKAGGSTRNGRDSHSQRLGIKAFGGNFVTAGSILVRQRGMRYKAGLNVGVGKDDTLFAKVSGLVSFREFKKGLKKVNVEPQQA, encoded by the coding sequence GTGGGTCAACATAAAGCGGGTGGTTCCACCCGCAATGGACGGGATAGTCATAGCCAACGGTTGGGTATCAAGGCTTTCGGCGGGAACTTCGTTACCGCAGGAAGCATCTTGGTGCGTCAGCGTGGTATGCGCTACAAGGCGGGATTGAATGTGGGCGTTGGAAAAGATGACACCCTTTTTGCCAAGGTTTCCGGGTTGGTCTCATTCCGCGAGTTCAAGAAGGGTCTTAAGAAGGTCAACGTCGAGCCACAACAAGCTTGA
- the rplU gene encoding 50S ribosomal protein L21 encodes MYAVIQAGGKQYKVSEGDVITVDRLSGDPGDKVEFDKVVLLENNGQLRIKPADLKNSKVTGKIVSKTQGKKIRVFRYRRRKNTMRTKGSRPKYSLVSIEKIQNA; translated from the coding sequence ATGTACGCCGTCATTCAAGCGGGTGGGAAGCAATACAAAGTTTCCGAAGGGGATGTCATCACCGTAGACCGTCTTTCGGGCGATCCGGGGGACAAGGTGGAGTTCGATAAGGTCGTCCTTCTGGAGAACAATGGTCAGCTTCGCATCAAACCAGCGGACCTGAAGAACAGCAAGGTCACGGGAAAGATCGTTTCCAAGACCCAGGGCAAGAAGATACGCGTCTTCCGTTATCGTCGCCGCAAGAACACCATGCGGACCAAAGGGTCCCGTCCAAAATATTCACTGGTCAGCATCGAGAAGATCCAGAACGCTTAA